GATTTGCTCATCGTGGGTGACCCGGAACCGGTTTAAAACGAACATTCATTTATATGcatgatgtaattttttttttttttaatcatatcaTTCATTAAGAAATTATTAAAAGAAAGTAAGATCATATACAACTGATCAATAATCAAGAGTAGCTTATTATTAACTATAGGAACTCTTTCATGCTCGTCTGTAGCGTGACATTAGCCATGAGACGGTTGACCTTCTCAGTAGGGTGGAATGCGTCCCAAAATAAGTACTTGTCGGCGTCGGGGCAGGTGCAGGGGTTCTTTTCATTGCACAGGTAACCCATCTCGAACTTGCCTGTCGCACAACATCCCTCCGCCACATTCTCAATACCTGCTCATTAACAATACATTAATCACGACTGATGTTATTAACAAAACCAATTTTACTATTAAACTTCATCGGCTTTAATTAATGAACATGACACGTCTTGAATAACTAGGGATAAGTTAGTGTGATCACTTCCTATTCATCTCTTTCTTGGTAACGTATCAGCAGATTTCCAAGACACTGTTAAGGATTACTTACAAAAGCACTTATTTCCTAATTATTGGAAAGTAAAAAGAAGTGATAGTTGTTGACTAGTGCCCCAGATGAGGAGATGTGTTTGAATATTAAACCAGATTCATTCCCCCACGTATGAAGCTACGAAATATTAGCGAAATTGATTTTTGAAACTAGTTTAAAATTGATGTTTTCACTTCGAATGCCCagcaaaaaattttctatcaaaattccaTCTcgactttaattattttgattcatgAGACCCTCATAACTTTTACTTTTTGGAATTGAATTATTTTAGTTACTTTTGTTAAAATGCTATCACTCACTCGTTAATTATTTCGGTTTCGTTAGCCAGAACATGatttgaattattaaatttgatgaaatcatTAGTGCAATAATTTTACGAAATTCCctcatttttttccccctaaatTTTGACCTACATGCAGTTGTCTTATCCCACATCTTGAACGTGCTTGTAAAACTCACCATACGCAGAAGGGTTCTGAATGATCGAGTCGAGGCTATCGTAAACAGGTGTGTATCGTAGCTTCAGCCCAGGCAACGCAGCACACAACTCCTCCATCATATGCTGCAGCTTCGCATTGAACTCCCTCGCCGCCGCGTTGTACTCCTCAATGCACTCCCCGCCGTGCAAAATATTTGTAGTTCGCTCCAGCGGCAAACACCCCATCGGGCTGAGCCCCGCGAACACTATCTTGCGAGCGCCCAGGCGGTAGATCTCGGTCAGGAACTCTGCGGCGAGGCCGACGAGGAAGTCCTCGAACTCGCCCACGCTGAAGTGCGCGAACCGGCCCGTGATGTAGAGGAAGTAGTTCTCGAGGAAGTCGTTGGTGCCGATGCTCACGATGTAGATGGCTTCGCTGACGATGTACTTGGCCCGCGCGAGGCCGACGTACTGCCGCAGCCGCTGTTGATACTGCTTGAAGTATTCTACCTCCTTCCATAGAGGTATCACCTTCTGCAAGTGTGAAGATATTTGCGAGAAATGTATGTTATACATGTTGGCTCATATGGTAATGGTTTGGTACTACTGAGACAAAAAGTGGATAATACGGTTACTTTGGGAAAAAGGAAAATGCCTTAATTAGTTTGCTATATTACTATGAGAAATGTTGGTATTTATTTTGAAAGcgtgatctaaaattttatttggctcATGGGCCTCCTTGGTGGCCcaacatatataaaataggCTTTATCCGAAAGCCCATCCATAACTTACTATATATGAGTTTCATCCCACATAAAAAACCtcagaaaatatataatagcgCATTGTATATACTCCATTATTTTCAAACTAGTTGCTTGGGTGATGATTAGAGTGGTGCCATCTGCTAAATACACACACGCGCACACAGCACGAGCACGCGCCAAGGCAGGCGCAGTCTTGGCTGCTTGATTCGGTCTCAGTATGCGCCGAAGCCTCGCACAGGGAGGAAGAATCGCCCTTTTAGGACAGTGCATAGTATGTTTCGATCCATAAGCCTCATCTAAACTTTTCATCTCTATATATTTGCTATTGATTCTTGCATGCACTCTTTTAAAAGAGTTCTttgtatattttcaaaataaaatatttaaaaagtgatattttttctaaaagaataGACGGATTTTCCAACAGAAATGCTATtttgtaaaatcataaaaaattagtgttgtagatattttataattttcaatcGAAAGGTTTCAAACAATACTGtttggattaatattaaaaataaagattGAATATGAAATATTAATTCTTGCCATGAAGAGATGTAACGATTTTTACAAATGCTTAATTTCTGGATGTACAAATAAATATTGGCTCCTATTATTAAAATGTTGGTATCTAATGACTAATGGTAAATTAATCAACAGCCTtcccactctatatatacattgtCTAGTAAATGCATGCATAAGGACAAAATGTAGTGGCGCCGATAGGCCAATTAACAAAAGGCTTTGATGTGGACCATGAGATTTTAAGCTCCAATCTAAactgattttatatttttagctaattttactattctacaaaataaaataacaaacacGGGTAGTACCAACTAGCTtcgctaaaaaaaaagaaaaaaaactatctttctcctaaaaaaaaaaaaaaaaaaaatctagagaaATGTTAAGCAGTTCTCtctcataaaattatatttatattttaagtaaggCTTATTGAAATAGAGAACTGCAGTTTAGCTTAGGAACTTCTTGCCTTAAccgagaagtaaaaaaaaaaaaaaaaaaaaaaatcgaggtCCAAATACAGAAGCATCGATATATATTtaggggctttttttgcaaatagcccccttacaaaatattttttttaaaattttggccctgtccaaaaatttatttgtaaaaaatggcccctggccccgccacgcaaAGCGCACTTCAGGCGCGCACGCGGCGAAcagctgggccagatggttaagttgaacacggtgaatcattcaccgtgttcaatacaaagtttttgtattggacacggtgaatgattcaccgtgtccaatacaaaatagctatttgtattggacacggtgaaccattcaccgtgtccaatacaaataattagacacggtgaatgattcaccgtgtctaatacaaatacctcaaACTTAGCCgttgttggggtatttgtattggacacggtgaaccattcaccgtgtccaatacaaaaatcttgtattgaacacggtgaatggttcaccgtgttcaacttaaacatctggGCCCGCCCTGCTCGCGtcgcgctgacgtggcgctagcgtggcagggacagggccatttttgcaaataatttttggacggtgctatttttgcaaataaaatttgtcaggaggctatttgcaaaaaaagccctatattTAGCTTTCAACCATGCTGATAGAAAAATTGACGGTAAAAGCTTGATATAACAGCACCCTAGATATATAGTACATTTGAATTATTTCATCAAATAATACTATATCTTACATTTGACTCTAACTTTAGAACCATAAACATACATTATAATTGAGTAGAattaggagcacagaggtcTCTGTGCTCTTAAGccattttttatgatgaaacttttgaatcgacgatcggttccgttagacttgatctagcgtacctgaagtattaaaaaaaataatttttgcggaTTTTCGATAGCATTaattagtgatcgaaaggattcaaaattaacaatttttaatggctgatgtataccgtttgcaaatttaacagtatgaaagtattcaaattagatgaaattttgatagaaaattttttatactatctacaacaagatcaatatttctgatcgaaaattttagtactgcATCATAACCTTTTGTCAGATTTTTATTGTTGACCactgattttgaattttctttcgatcactagataaataatattaaaaaataacaaaatttatttttctagatagttgaaatacgctaaatcaagtctaacggagccgatcagtGATTCGAAAGTTATATCAccgaaaacgacttaggagtaCGGAGGCTCTGTGCTCCACATGAGTGCTACTCATTATAATTAAGTCTTTGTTGCAGATacagaaatctagggttttagtATCTGCAAGAGAAGTTCCAAATATCGATAAAATTTAATGCAATGTTCCGTGCCTTATAGCTAGATTGTTCTAAACCCATGCATCTTATTTATGGAAGGGATTGTCACGTTCAATTTCATAGATACCATCACCTTTAGCGAGCACTATTAATAGTTGTACTGAGCCCTCAAGCACCGGCCAGTGAGTACAGATTAAATGTCCATTATTATCACATGCTtgcaccgaaaaaaaaaaggttaaaaagcGCAAAAAGTTTGCTTGATTTGAATCTTGTTGCACTTCATCACATGTTATTTTTGCAACAAATACaagaaaaagttttaaaaagctTTTTATTTCCTTTATTACAGTTATactaagtatataatatataggccaatttgcataaaaaattcacttattttggggttttgcaaaatcgggccacctttttcctttttgcagattcggtccgctttttccgccgcctgaccaaaatgcccctcctatacaatagcctcccgcgtatttcttgacatacgtatactGCCCTGCCGTACGGTCTGGCGCGCATTAATTGACCGCTTATTTCTCGGAACCCGGACAACATCCGACCCCGCTATTCGCCGGTCCCGCTGTTTCCTGTTCTGCTTAAGACTTTACGAAATTTTCGAACGCTATTGACAAAAAGTGCGCGCTCCgcaacagggataatagtgcaatgtGAAGTCTACGAaatgagaaatggtgcaacTGACCTCTATAACAGTGCATCCTAGCCTCGTTCCAGTGCAAACAAACCATAATCAGTCAAAATTTNTTATATGCCCCTCAATGCTATTCAACATTTTTAAGTTTACCGCTTTATTTCCAAAATACTCTTCTAAACCTCAAATCTCATTAGTAAGTTCTAGGGGTTATgagtataattttaaaaatttaaaaatcaatatgAATATTTTGATACACTaagaatatattaaatatttttaatgttttaaaaggCGTATTAGATATTATCCATTCAATAAGACTGCTAGAACAAACTActttcaatataacaaatatatttaacaaattgACCGtacctagcgcaagtggcaaagagcttggtggttggtacccgaggtcccaaattcaaatcatagttgattcacatttttagctaattttatttctaaataaaataataaacgaagtgggtagtgtgctacctatctctaagaaaaaaaacaaatatatttaacaagTCTGATCATTAGAGTTGAGCTCTTTCTGTGATTTTAAAAGCACGGGAGCTCAACGTCTTGTGAATTTTTTAGTCGTCGGATTGTCTCAAGATCCGTGCAGTACTTTCTGCTCCAATCAAAACACATATAATGCTAATGTCACTTTTCAATATTATAAAGGGttttttttggagtttttattattttttattgtgcgCCTTTGTTTTAATCATGTGAAACGAAACAGTACGTTGGTTGTTTAGATTCATTGATTGTGAGAACGTGAGCGAGATCATGTACTGATGTACATGGTTGAGCCCCATCAAGCTCAGAAGATTTGGTAAATTAATTTCCAGAAAAAGAATTAATGCACCTAACATAGTAGAAGTGATAAGGTAAATTTATAGAAACCTTATTTGAACCATAATTTGttttgaattaactaactaattattaaaaatcttaattttactatctaatcttttaactAATTTAACTTGAGCAATTTAATGACTTTTACActtcgaaatttgaaatttatttttctaggcTTCGGTAGCATATTTTATAGAACTTATTACCTGAACTATAGGTCATTTTGATTAATTCGACTATccgacctttcaaaattttgattttatcacTCAACTTATCAAtctgtttgatatatttaagTGATTTGATGGTTCTTTGAATATACAATTTAAGCTGATTgcttactttaattaattttatatttacatagattatataaaatatactgacTAAACTCataaagataaataacatgtttaaatttcaaagttaaaaagttattaaattgattcaaatcaaataagttaAAAGATAAGATagtaaagtcaaaatttttaaagattagacAGTTATATTAAAATAGATGATAACTTAGATAAGTTTTTacctattttatataattcatgCGACTACCTACGACGAATACAATTCTACTAAAGTAAGTACCAACTCTAAAGTTTgtaccaaaaattataatacgTACAACGAATACAATTCTACTAAAGTAAGTACCGACTCTCAAGTTTgtaccaaaaattataattttaggaGATCGGATGGTCAAAGCAAAATTTGTCACAAGATGTGGACCACCCAATCTGAACCTTGATCAGCCacaaaagttaattaatttgcaCTACTGGGCAGAGTTCATGCTAATATACTGATCAATTGAAGTACTCAAGTTGcataattagaaaatatatcTATCCCACTAAATCTTAGTTAtcaagaatttttatttaaagtcaaaaaaatttgcaaatatatctctctttgTCGGTTTACCAATTAGAGTTGACAACTCTTCCGTAAATAGCCATTCTACAAAGGAATAaacatttttcaaatatacctaaCATGATTTTCCTCGCACAGAATGACTCTGCTGCCGGTCATCAGAAACAAAATGTATCTGATCACAGAATGATCCACCCATCACAGTGAAATAGATGGCATTAATTCATCTTAGGACTGATGATGGAGGAATTAAATCATTCTCAATGCCAAATTTTTCCTTCCCTTCCACCCTATTTGCACCCTCTGAGTAGTCATTGTGGATTGGTTTTGGAGGTTAGCTGACAGTCCCTGACAGTTTTAATGCAAGGAAATCGGTGCCTGCTCTAGAAGTTgcccccaaaaaaaacaaatctgACAATTAAGGCAGCAGATCTACAGCAGACCCTAGAAAGAGGAGGACCCAGCTTTTATGCACTGAACCTAACACCAAATAACTAACATAGTTAAATTCTCATTCGATCCTCCAACCGACTAGAGAACAACAATGTTTGTTACATCCCCCTCTCTAATGCTTAATTAGGAAGGAGCAGCAGCATCCCTGCAATCTCAGATGTGCATGAATTTCTAATTTGATGGTAATCATTTTATGCGAGTTATAGCTTCCACTGTTTAATTTGGTGAAAAATGAGcccaaataacaaaaaattgcGTCCTTTCTTAGTTTGATGTGACTCACATTGAATGTGAAACTGCCAATACTTAAATATGAATATCAGGTTCATTGAACAACTAGATAAAAATGGCACAGTTGGCTACTTAAGATAACTCTCACTTCCGCGACTTTTCTCacttcctatatatatatacaccaaatGCAACTGAGTACTCAGATCCTCATCAAGTGGTTCTGTTGTCGCATACAGTAGTTTTGATGCATCAAACAAGTTTATACTCTAATAAATCAAAGAACCAGTATTCAGAATACGAAAAATTGGCGTGCCTCGGCCGCAGCGAATTCACTCCTTATTCTTGTAAGTACACCACCCTTACAGACACCACTATTGTTTCCCTGTATAGCAACCACCCATTCTTACAAACCACCGAACAAAAAATCCTGCTCTCATAATTCCTCCCTATGCCCACCAGCCTCATCCCCTGCTTTAGGCGAAGACAATGATAGAGTCCCCACATTGAACTCACTAGCATCTTCGCGTAACTTAATTTCTTAACTCCAGTAATTCATCCT
This window of the Ananas comosus cultivar F153 linkage group 19, ASM154086v1, whole genome shotgun sequence genome carries:
- the LOC109724564 gene encoding GDSL esterase/lipase At4g26790-like produces the protein MAANRHLHHHHHHHHHHNADYHQILLHLLLLLSLITTLASSASASAPAPARVPAIIVFGDSTVDAGNNNGIGTMLKSNFRPYGRDFAGGPTGRFCNGRIPPDFISEAFGLPPLVPAYLDPAYGIRDFARGVCFASAGTGLDNATSDVLKVIPLWKEVEYFKQYQQRLRQYVGLARAKYIVSEAIYIVSIGTNDFLENYFLYITGRFAHFSVGEFEDFLVGLAAEFLTEIYRLGARKIVFAGLSPMGCLPLERTTNILHGGECIEEYNAAAREFNAKLQHMMEELCAALPGLKLRYTPVYDSLDSIIQNPSAYGIENVAEGCCATGKFEMGYLCNEKNPCTCPDADKYLFWDAFHPTEKVNRLMANVTLQTSMKEFL